In one window of Brenneria goodwinii DNA:
- a CDS encoding YebW family protein yields the protein MFALVIFVCYLGNGCDELVIGAYNTEHQCLKAMAEQRLRRAGCYPIEEFIDGFWLPAREYADF from the coding sequence ATGTTCGCACTGGTGATATTTGTTTGTTACCTCGGTAATGGTTGCGATGAACTGGTGATCGGCGCGTATAACACAGAGCACCAGTGTCTTAAGGCCATGGCTGAACAACGTTTACGCCGCGCCGGATGTTATCCTATCGAAGAGTTTATCGACGGCTTCTGGCTGCCCGCGCGCGAGTACGCCGATTTTTAA
- a CDS encoding malate/lactate/ureidoglycolate dehydrogenase codes for MQISESRLIDIARTLLRNVGCEEAEAACVAEHLVGANLKGHDSHGVGMLPHYVSFIADGIMQPNTPARMIRDGGAVLQFSGDRGFGQRTGKEAMQAAIERVKTTGVCLMTLSSTCHLGRIGTYGEMAAAAGLVSIHFVNVNDLDPIVAPWCGSEARFGTNPICIAFPKSENNAAFVLDFATSIVALGKTRVAYLAGKKFDEDVMRDCNGISTNDPRVMWEGEKHGALKPIARHKGGGLVLAAEMLAGLLSGGGTIQPENPRHGAIVNNMTTIVIDPANMVSLAWLQKEYDAMLDYVRSSRAPDPEQPILIAGEPEIRTKAQRQAAGIEISDQEWQKIVDAGISLGMTTTDFAV; via the coding sequence ATGCAGATTTCAGAGAGTCGCTTAATTGATATCGCCCGGACGCTGCTGCGGAACGTGGGGTGTGAAGAGGCGGAGGCCGCCTGCGTGGCTGAACATTTGGTCGGGGCTAACCTGAAAGGACACGATAGCCACGGCGTTGGCATGTTGCCGCACTACGTGAGTTTTATTGCGGACGGCATCATGCAGCCGAACACGCCGGCGCGGATGATTCGCGACGGCGGCGCGGTATTGCAGTTCTCCGGCGATCGGGGGTTTGGTCAACGTACCGGCAAAGAGGCGATGCAGGCGGCGATCGAACGGGTAAAAACAACCGGCGTGTGCCTGATGACATTATCGTCGACTTGCCATTTGGGCCGTATCGGCACTTATGGCGAAATGGCCGCGGCTGCCGGTCTGGTGTCGATTCATTTCGTCAATGTCAACGATCTCGATCCGATTGTCGCCCCCTGGTGCGGCAGCGAAGCGCGCTTTGGCACCAATCCGATCTGTATCGCTTTTCCCAAGAGTGAAAACAATGCCGCCTTTGTGCTTGATTTCGCTACCAGTATAGTGGCGTTGGGCAAAACCCGGGTTGCCTATCTGGCGGGCAAAAAGTTTGATGAAGATGTAATGCGCGACTGTAACGGCATTTCCACCAACGATCCGCGCGTGATGTGGGAAGGGGAAAAGCACGGCGCCCTGAAGCCGATAGCCCGGCATAAAGGCGGCGGATTAGTGCTGGCGGCTGAAATGCTGGCCGGGTTGCTATCCGGCGGCGGCACCATCCAACCGGAAAATCCGCGTCATGGGGCGATTGTCAACAACATGACCACCATTGTGATTGATCCCGCTAATATGGTGTCGCTGGCGTGGCTACAGAAGGAGTACGATGCGATGCTGGATTATGTCCGCTCTTCACGCGCGCCGGATCCGGAACAACCGATTCTGATCGCCGGCGAGCCGGAAATTCGCACCAAAGCGCAACGGCAGGCCGCGGGGATCGAGATCTCCGATCAGGAGTGGCAAAAGATTGTTGACGCGGGGATCTCGCTTGGCATGACGACCACGGATTTTGCCGTATAA
- the rsmF gene encoding 16S rRNA (cytosine(1407)-C(5))-methyltransferase RsmF, which translates to MAKQTPAHLPPAFLSAIQSIMPEHLSMDDFISACQRPLRRSIRVNTLKISPEAFLKLVAPYRWRLEPIPWCSEGFWLLNADDEIVRLGNTLEHLSGLFYIQEASSMLPVSALFQHQTSPQRVLDVAAAPGSKTTQIAARMDNRGGIVANEYSASRVKVLHANISRCGVGNTALTHFDGRVFGAALPEYFDAILLDAPCSGEGVVRKDPGAMSHWSPESIVSIAATQRELILSAFHALKPGGVMIYSTCTLNTQENQQVCHWLRQTFPAACEFEPLTDLFPGAELSATAEGFLHVFPQIYDSEGFFVARLRKTASVPPLPAPGYKVGKFPFAPLSAKERASVTQAAHQQGLEWDDDRLQLWQRDNEIWLFPAELASAFGKIRFSRIGIKLAERFPKGYRWQHEAVIALANVKASHAYALDDQQACEWFRGQDSYPAQIPAFNELLLTYQHCPVGLAKRIGSRIKNNLPRDLVRDGACSAAQDNG; encoded by the coding sequence GTGGCCAAACAGACACCAGCCCATTTACCCCCAGCGTTTCTCTCTGCCATCCAGTCCATCATGCCTGAACATCTGTCAATGGATGACTTCATTTCCGCCTGTCAGCGGCCTTTGCGCCGCAGTATTCGCGTCAATACGCTAAAAATCAGCCCCGAAGCATTTTTAAAGCTGGTGGCGCCTTATCGGTGGCGATTAGAACCGATTCCCTGGTGCAGTGAAGGTTTCTGGCTGTTGAACGCGGATGATGAAATCGTGCGTTTGGGCAATACGCTGGAACACCTGAGCGGGCTGTTTTACATTCAGGAAGCCAGTTCCATGCTTCCGGTCAGCGCCCTTTTTCAGCATCAAACGTCCCCTCAACGCGTATTGGACGTAGCGGCGGCCCCCGGTTCGAAAACCACGCAAATAGCCGCCAGAATGGATAACCGAGGCGGAATCGTTGCCAATGAATACTCCGCCAGCCGGGTTAAGGTTCTGCATGCCAATATCAGCCGTTGCGGCGTCGGCAATACGGCATTAACCCACTTTGACGGCCGGGTATTTGGGGCGGCGCTACCGGAGTATTTCGATGCGATTTTGCTGGATGCGCCCTGCTCCGGCGAAGGCGTGGTGCGTAAAGATCCCGGCGCGATGAGCCACTGGTCGCCGGAAAGCATCGTCAGCATTGCCGCCACCCAGCGCGAACTGATCCTCAGCGCTTTTCACGCCCTCAAACCGGGGGGCGTGATGATCTACTCTACCTGTACGTTAAATACCCAGGAGAATCAGCAGGTCTGCCATTGGTTGCGACAAACGTTCCCCGCAGCCTGCGAGTTCGAGCCGCTAACCGATCTGTTCCCTGGCGCCGAGTTATCCGCGACGGCGGAAGGTTTTTTACATGTCTTCCCACAAATTTATGATAGTGAAGGTTTTTTTGTAGCGCGGTTGCGCAAAACAGCCAGCGTTCCCCCGCTTCCGGCGCCGGGTTATAAGGTCGGGAAATTCCCGTTCGCTCCGCTGAGCGCCAAAGAGCGCGCGTCTGTGACTCAGGCGGCGCATCAACAAGGATTGGAATGGGATGACGACCGGTTGCAACTGTGGCAACGCGATAACGAAATCTGGTTGTTTCCTGCCGAACTGGCGTCCGCCTTTGGAAAAATCCGCTTCTCGCGTATCGGTATCAAACTGGCGGAACGGTTTCCCAAGGGTTATCGCTGGCAGCATGAGGCCGTCATTGCGCTGGCTAACGTCAAGGCCAGCCACGCCTACGCGCTTGACGACCAGCAAGCCTGTGAGTGGTTCCGGGGGCAAGACAGCTATCCGGCGCAAATTCCCGCTTTTAATGAGTTATTGCTGACCTATCAACACTGCCCGGTGGGGTTGGCCAAACGTATCGGCAGCCGGATAAAAAACAATCTGCCGCGCGATCTGGTACGCGATGGCGCCTGCTCCGCCGCGCAAGACAACGGCTGA
- a CDS encoding extensin family protein, with translation MRKGLVILLILGGLAALAPWIQRHLPPGYDPFTPLSVDDPPTLVTRFKLRQLANDPAACLAILRQAQEEGRITFSLPGGVDGQCPLSSPIRIQRFGAVTLSSSFLASCPLAVSSTMFVTQSAIPQAQRLGAALSRIDHLGSYACRNVYHRPEGRLSEHATADAWDISAFRLADGRRISVLDQWNATDEAGDYLRTTFEQSCRFFGNSLGPEYNAAHANHFHLGMRGFGVCR, from the coding sequence ATGCGGAAAGGGTTGGTTATATTGCTGATTTTGGGCGGATTGGCGGCGTTGGCGCCATGGATCCAACGCCATCTCCCGCCGGGTTACGATCCTTTTACCCCGCTATCGGTCGACGATCCTCCCACGCTGGTGACGCGTTTCAAACTCAGGCAACTAGCGAACGATCCCGCCGCCTGCCTGGCTATATTGCGGCAGGCGCAGGAGGAGGGGCGCATTACCTTCTCGTTGCCTGGCGGCGTTGATGGACAGTGTCCGTTATCTTCCCCCATTCGCATACAGCGGTTCGGCGCCGTCACGCTGAGTTCAAGTTTTTTGGCCAGTTGTCCGCTGGCGGTGAGCAGCACGATGTTTGTTACGCAATCGGCGATACCGCAAGCGCAGCGGCTGGGGGCGGCGCTGTCGCGTATTGATCATCTCGGCAGCTACGCCTGCCGTAACGTCTATCATCGGCCGGAAGGCCGGCTGAGCGAGCATGCTACGGCCGATGCCTGGGATATTTCCGCTTTCCGGCTAGCGGACGGGCGGCGCATCAGCGTATTGGATCAGTGGAATGCCACGGATGAAGCCGGGGATTATCTGCGAACGACGTTTGAACAAAGCTGTCGTTTCTTCGGTAATTCGTTGGGGCCGGAGTACAACGCTGCCCATGCCAATCATTTTCATTTGGGAATGCGCGGCTTCGGCGTATGTCGGTAA